The window ACGCCACCGCCCACGAGCGAAAGGACCCTCGATGAGCGCCTCCGACGGAGCCAACTACGCCCCCGCGGCCATGCCCAAGCCGGTGGTGGGGCCCGGCGAGTTCGTGTTCGCCGCCATGCACCTGGACCACGGTCACATCGTCGGCATGACCGAGGGTCTGATCGGCGGCGGCGGCACCCTGAAGTGGGTGTACGACCCGCAACCGGAGCGTGCTGCCGCCTTCGCCGAGAAGTTCCCGCAGGTCACAGTGGCCACCAGCGAGGAGCAGGTGCTCGAGGACCCCGAGATCCACATGGTGGCCGCCGCCGCGGTGCCCGCCGACCGCGCGCCCCTGGGGATCCGGGTGATGGAGGCCGGCAAGGACTACTTCACCGACAAGACCCCGCTGACCACCCTCGAGCAGCTGGCCGCCGCGCGCGAGGCCACCGCCCGCACCGGTCAGAAGTACGCCGTGTACTACTCCGAGCGGATCCACGTGGAGGCCGCGGTGCTGGCCGGCCAGCTGATCGACCGCGGCGCCATCGGCCGCGTCATCCAGGTGATGGGCATGGGTCCGCACCGACTCGGCGATCCGGCATCCCGCCCCGACTGGTTCTACGAGCGCGCCCGCTACGGCGGGATCCTCACCGACATCGGCTCCCACAACTTCGAGCAGATGCTCACCTTCACCGGGTCCGACGACGCCGAGATCCTCTCCAGCTCCATCGGAAACTTCGGGCACCCCGACCATCCCGAGCTGGACGACTTCGGCGACGCCCACATCGCACTGAGCTCCGGGGCCTCCGGGTACGTGCGGGTGGACTGGTTCACGCCGGACGGTCTGCGCACCTGGGGCGACGGCCGCAGCTTCATCCTGGGCACCGAGGGCTACATCGAGCTGCGCAAGTACGTCGACATCACCACCGACCACGGCCCCAACCAGGTGTTCCTGGTCAACGGCGAGGGCGAGCACCGCATCGAGGCCGCCGGCCAGGTGGGGTACCCGTTCTTCGGGGAACTGATCCTAGACGTGCTGAACCGCACCGAGAACGCCATGACCCAGGAGCACGCCTTCAAGGCCGTCGAACTGGCTCTGAAGGCCCAGGAGCAGGCGCGGGTGCTGACCGCACCGCAGGGCTGATCGGGCCCCCGCCCCTCACACCTCGGCGCTGATCTGCTCCCGCACCTGGGCCCGCAGCACCTTGCCGATCAGCGAGCGGGGCAGGTCCTCCACCACCACGATGCGGCGCGGGACCTTGTAGGCCGAGAGGCGCTCCTTGGCCCAGCCGCGCACCTCGGTCTCGTCGATCTCACCGGATGCGATGACCGCCGCGACCACCTTCTCGTCGCCGCGCTCCTGACGCACGCCCACCACGGCGGCCTCCTCGATCGCGGGGTGGTCGCGCAGCACGCGCTCCACCTCGCTCGGGGAGACGTTGAAACCGCCGGTGATGATGATCTCCTTCTTGCGGTCCACGATGGTGGCGAAGCCGTCCTCGTCCAGGGTCACCAGGTCACCGGTGCGCAGCCAGCCGTCCTCGGTCATCGCCTCGGCGGTGGCCTCGGGCTTGTCCCAGTACCCCTGGAACACCTGCGGGCCCTTCACGATCAGCTCGCCGGCCTCGCCGGGGCCCACGTCGTTGCCGTCCTCGTCGACCACGCGGCGCAGGGTGGAGGGGAAGGGGATGCCGATGGTGCCGGTCTTGCGGGTCTCGGAGAAGGGGTTGCCCATCGCGATGGGCGCGCACTCGGTGAGGCCGTAGCCCTCCACCAGGCGGCCGCCGGAGACGGACTCCCACAGCTCCACCACGTCGTCCGGGAGGGTCATCGCCCCGGAGATGCACCACTTCACGCCCTTGAGCGAGATGCCCTTCTCCTTGGCGCCCTTGGCGGTGCGCTCGTACAGCGGCGGCACCGCGCAGTAGATCGACGGCGGGTTCTTCTTCATCGCCGCGAGGGCCATGTCCACGTC is drawn from Brachybacterium muris and contains these coding sequences:
- a CDS encoding Gfo/Idh/MocA family protein is translated as MSASDGANYAPAAMPKPVVGPGEFVFAAMHLDHGHIVGMTEGLIGGGGTLKWVYDPQPERAAAFAEKFPQVTVATSEEQVLEDPEIHMVAAAAVPADRAPLGIRVMEAGKDYFTDKTPLTTLEQLAAAREATARTGQKYAVYYSERIHVEAAVLAGQLIDRGAIGRVIQVMGMGPHRLGDPASRPDWFYERARYGGILTDIGSHNFEQMLTFTGSDDAEILSSSIGNFGHPDHPELDDFGDAHIALSSGASGYVRVDWFTPDGLRTWGDGRSFILGTEGYIELRKYVDITTDHGPNQVFLVNGEGEHRIEAAGQVGYPFFGELILDVLNRTENAMTQEHAFKAVELALKAQEQARVLTAPQG